A portion of the Mustela erminea isolate mMusErm1 chromosome 19, mMusErm1.Pri, whole genome shotgun sequence genome contains these proteins:
- the NLRP8 gene encoding NACHT, LRR and PYD domains-containing protein 8, with protein sequence MSSASSNSPFENGVMLYMAYLSKEGLQTFKQLLVDENPRPGSVQITWDQVKTARWGEMVHLLVEFFPGRLAWDVTHDIFAKMNQTELCLRVQMELNYILPNLELKDLNPREMPVNLEEGESDKIQEYKVHVTNEYSMMRTMTTWSGSHADFFYQDIERHERFLPCLFLPKRPQAKQPKTVVLQGVAGVGKTSLAKKVMLEWAENKFYHHKFRCAFYFHCREMAQVDEQSFAELIAHKWPGSRSLMSKIMSKPDQLLLLFDGFEEVSLTLTDRPADLSDDWIQKLPGPVLLASLLSKRMLPEATLLITFRFTSWRKLKPFLKHPSFITLTGFSMAERAKYFRTYFGNKRDADEALRFVTGNTVLFSMCQVPAVCWMVCSCLRQQMQRGADLAQAYPNATAVFVQYLSGFFATKAGSPSRNTHQTRLAGLCYLAAEGMWNMRWVFDTKDLEQAKLDETAVATFLRVNIFQRVAGDGDCYAFAILSFQEFFAAFLYVLCFPQRLRNFRVLDRVQIIRLIAYPGRKKNYLAQMGLFLFGLLNEKCASAAEKSFRCKLSLGNKKKLLKVAALLHECGPPTLHHGVPQLFYCLHEIQEETFVRQTLSDCQNATLIISKKKDMQVSAFCLKYCQRLRALELTMTLTIPHVGTLSLDPLHSAEPESSDQCFLWWQEFCSVFRTHENLEVLTLTNTSLEAESVKVLSAALRHPGCKLQKLIFRRVHPSMLNEDLIQVLTENQYLSYLEIQGTEVRREAMEFLCTALKCPPQCYVQCLRLEDCSVTPKSWIDLAKDLGSNKHHKKLLISQNKLRTFGTYCLPVDRLERLSLENCELAPLTCKTLTSSLKSNEMLTHLSLAENTLKDEGAKELCNALQCSTCPLQRLVLRNCALTSDCCPDLVSALDKNKNLRSLDLGFNSLKDDGVILLFEALMKPQSGLQILELEKCLLTAVCCQAMASMVLHNQSLRYLDVSKNDIGLRGRELLREAFQQRKGEKKVVLAQNLTAGADGEPPPPGSTVNEPRLLQRPCLGSAGSEMGNKKPENPPTDTFPVRPRRHPFAKALGECALGRAGLESVTRSPGFVAQCLTLGGFRPPDSIGTGCGSGIEGFTSPHQVILIWGKVRETEVGSVLTTAGNHSAVISLSDQHLEKLKLKQCCHLYLNKAAMARTGKLWGTTIHVETHGTKGLVFPLLRMDTVEGENSGERSSGN encoded by the exons AtgtcctctgcctcctccaacTCTCCTTTTGAAAATGGAGTCATGCTGTACATGGCTTATTTAAGCAAGGAGGGGCTGCAAACATTCAAGCAGCTTTTAGTGGATGAGAACCCCAGGCCTGGATCAGTCCAGATCACCTGGGACCAGGTGAAGACAGCCAGATGGGGAGAGATGGTTCATCTCTTGGTGGAGTTCTTCCCTGGACGACTAGCTTGGGATGTGACTCATGACATATTTGCCAAGATGAACCAGACAGAATTGTGTCTTCGGGTACAGATGGAGCTAAATT ACATTCTACCCAACCTGGAGCTCAAGGACTTGAACCCAAGAGAAATGCCAGTGAATTTGGAGGAAGGAGAATCTG ATAAAATACAGGAGTACAAAGTGCACGTGACGAATGAGTATTCCATGATGCGGACAATGACCACCTGGTCTGGGAGCCATGCAGACTTCTTCTACCAAGACATAGAGAGACACGAGAGGTTCTTACCATGCCTTTTTCTTCCCAAAAGACCTCAAGCCAAACAGCCCAAGACTGTGGTCCTACAGGGAGTCGCCGGGGTTGGAAAAACAAGTTTGGCCAAAAAGGTGATGCTGGAGTGGGCAGAAAACAAGTTCTACCACCACAAGTTCCGGTGTGCTTTCTACTTCCATTGCCGAGAAATGGCTCAGGTGGACGAGCAGAGCTTCGCAGAGCTGATTGCCCATAAGTGGCCTGGGTCACGGTCTCTCATGTCCAAGATTATGTCCAAACCAGACCAACTTCTGCTCCTCTTTGATGGCTTTGAGGAAGTGTCACTGACCCTCACGGATAGACCAGCTGACCTGAGTGATGACTGGATCCAGAAATTGCCCGGGCCTGTCCTCCTGGCTAGTCTGCTGAGCAAAAGAATGCTTCCTGAAGCCACCTTACTGATCACCTTCAGGTTCACATCTTGGAGGAAGCTCAAGCCCTTCCTGAAACACCCCTCTTTCATAACACTCACGGGGTTTAGTATGGCAGAGAGAGCCAAGTACTTCAGGacatattttggaaacaagagGGATGCTGATGAAGCCTTGAGGTTTGTCACGGGAAACACAGTTCTCTTCTCCATGTGTCAGGTCCCTGCAGTTTGCTGGATGGTGTGTTCCTGTCTGAGACAGCAGATGCAGAGAGGAGCAGACCTTGCACAGGCATATCCAAATGCCACAGCTGTTTTTGTCCAGtatctgtctggcttctttgccACCAAGGCTGGAAGCCCTTCCAGAAACACTCATCAGACACGACTGGCAGGTCTGTGTTATTTGGCCGCAGAGGGCATGTGGAACATGAGATGGGTGTTTGACACGAAAGACCTTGAGCAGGCCAAGCTGGATGAGACCGCTGTTGCTACTTTTCTCCGTGTGAATATTTTTCAAAGGGTGGCAGGTGATGGAGACTGCTATGCATTTGCCATTCTAAGCTTCCAGGAGTTTTTTGCTGCCTTCTTGTACGTTCTGTGCTTCCCCCAACGACTCAGAAATTTCCGGGTGTTGGACCGTGTTCAGATCATACGCCTGATAGCATATCccggaagaaagaaaaactaccttGCTCAGATGGGGCTCTTCTTGTTTGGCCTTTTAAATGAAAAGTGCGCTTCAGCTGCAGAGAAGTCATTTAGATGCAAGCTGTCCCTGGGCAACAAGAAGAAGTTGCTGAAAGTGGCAGCCCTGTTGCATGAATGTGGCCCACCCACACTGCACCACGGTGTCCCGCAGCTGTTCTACTGTCTGCATGAGATCCAGGAGGAGACATTTGTGCGTCAGACCCTAAGCGATTGTCAGAATGCTACTTTGATCATCAGCAAGAAGAAAGACAtgcaagtgtctgccttttgtcTTAAGTACTGTCAACGTCTGCGGGCTCTAGAACTGACTATGACCCTGACCATCCCCCACGTGGGCACACTCAGCCTGGATCCCCTCCATTCTGCTGA ACCAGAAAGCAGTGACCAGTGTTTTCTCTGGTGGCAAGAATTCTGCTCCGTGTTTAGGACACATGAGAATTTGGAAGTCCTGACTTTGACCAACACTTCTTTGGAGGCTGAGTCAGTGAAGGTGCTTTCTGCGGCTCTGAGACATCCTGGGTGTAAACTGCAAAAACTCAT CTTCAGACGTGTGCATCCCTCCATGCTGAACGAGGACTTAATCCAAGTTTTGACTGAAAACCAGTATCTGAGCTACTTGGAAATACAAGGCACGGAAGTGAGACGTGAGGCCATGGAGTTTCTCTGCACAGCCTTGAAATGTCCGCCGCAGTGCTATGTGCAGTGTCTGAG GCTGGAAGACTGCTCAGTTACCCCTAAAAGTTGGATTGATCTTGCCAAGGATCTTGGAAGTAACAAAC accataagaaactcttaatctcacaaaacaaactgagg ACATTTGGGACGTATTGCCTGCCAGTGGACCGACTAGAGAGGCTGTC ACTGGAGAACTGTGAGCTCGCACCGCTTACCTGTAAAACTCTTACCTCCTCCCTCAAGAGTAATGAGATGCTGACCCATCTGAGCTTGGCAGAAAATACCCTGAAGGACGAAGGAGCAAAAGAGCTTTGCAACGCCCTACAGTGTTCTACGTGTCCTCTACAGAGGCTTGT CCTGAGAAACTGTGCCCTGACCTCTGACTGCTGTCCAGACCTGGTCTCCGCtctggataaaaacaaaaatttgagaaGCTTAGACCTTGGTTTTAATAGCCTGAAGGATGATGGCGTTATCCTGCTCTTTGAGGCCCTCATGAAACCCCAGTCTGGCCTCCAGATTCTGGA gctggagaagtgtctgctcaccGCTGTGTGCTGCCAGGCTATGGCTTCCATGGTCCTGCACAACCAGAGCCTCAGATACCTGGACGTGAGCAAGAATGACATCGGGCTCAGGGGCAGAGAGCTCCTGCGGGAGGCCTTCCAACAGCGCAAGGGGGAAAAGAAGGTTGTTCT AGCCCAGAATTTAACAGCTGGAGCTGATGGTGAGCCACCACCACCAGGATCCACAGTGAATGAGCCCCGGCTGCTCCAAAGGCCTTGTCTGGGGTCGGCAGGCTCAGAGATGGGCAACAAAAAGCCAGAGAATCCACCCACTGACACGTTCCCCGTAAGGCCCAGGAGACACCCCTTTGCAAAAGCATTAGGGGAATGCGCCTTGGGAAGAGCCGGGCTGGAAAGTGTGACAAGGTCCCCAGGCTTTGTGGCACAATGTCTTACCTTGGGGGGCTTCAGACCTCCGGACTCAATTGGAACAGGGTGTGGCTCAGGCATTGAGGGTTTTACAAGCCCCCACCAGGTGATTCTAATCTGGGGGAAAGTTAGGGAAACTGAAGTGGGCTCTGTCCTTACCACAGCTGGTAATCATTCTGCAGTAATCAGCCTATCAGATCAACACCTCGAAAAGCTCAAACTTAAACAATGCTgtcatttatatctcaataaagctgcgATGGCGAGGACAGGAAAACTCTGGGGGACCACCATTCACGTGGAGACTCACGGCACAAAGGGGCTGGTATTTCCATTACTCAGGATGGACACTGTAGAAGGGGAGAATTCTGGAGAACGTTCTTCTGGCAACTAA